One Peptostreptococcus equinus genomic window carries:
- a CDS encoding ECF transporter S component: MENISEKNGRQTFVAGNQKRNLSTNVLVKVALLSAISFVLMFIEMPIPIFPSFLKIDISDIPALVAGLALGPIAGFMVEFIKNLLHLITSTQTGGVGELANVIVGGSFVVTSSMIYRKNRDAKSYIKAFLAATIVMTLVGSIVNYFFLLPFYGQLMGMDAIIGMGKAVNPKVNDLLSFVLWFIAPFNLLKGLILSILSVPFFKKLDNILKSK; encoded by the coding sequence ATGGAAAATATTAGTGAAAAAAATGGAAGACAAACTTTTGTCGCAGGAAACCAAAAAAGAAATCTCAGTACTAATGTATTGGTAAAAGTAGCTTTATTATCAGCTATATCATTCGTATTAATGTTTATAGAAATGCCAATACCTATATTTCCAAGCTTTTTAAAGATAGATATATCAGATATACCTGCTTTAGTAGCTGGACTTGCCTTAGGACCTATAGCAGGTTTTATGGTAGAATTTATAAAAAACTTACTGCATTTGATTACATCTACACAAACTGGTGGTGTAGGAGAGCTTGCCAATGTAATAGTAGGAGGTTCATTTGTAGTTACTAGCTCTATGATTTATAGAAAAAACAGAGATGCTAAATCGTACATTAAAGCATTTTTAGCAGCAACAATAGTGATGACTTTGGTAGGATCAATAGTAAATTACTTCTTCTTGCTACCATTTTACGGTCAACTTATGGGTATGGATGCAATAATTGGTATGGGTAAGGCAGTAAATCCAAAAGTAAATGATTTGTTATCATTTGTACTTTGGTTTATAGCACCTTTTAATTTATTAAAAGGATTGATATTGTCGATATTATCAGTTCCGTTTTTTAAAAAATTGGATAATATATTG
- a CDS encoding Tex family protein: MDIKGILIKEMSLRPKQVENAINLIDEGNTIPFIARYRKELTGEMTDVQLREFNERLIYLRNMEARKEDVIRLIAEQEKLSDEIEKAVEKAMTLQEVEDIYAPFKQKKRTRATIAKERGLEPLANMILLSKNLNIEKEAKPFIDPEKNIDNAQIAIAGAKDILAEIMSDDADIRKIIREEALKRGIVESNAKTEEDSVYKMYYEFSERVREILPHRVLAINRGEKEDILSVKIKIDDSDMIEKISKKYMNQQNVGNEDIIKEIAMDAYKRLIFPSIEREIRNHLSEIAQERAIKVFGQNLNGLLLQAPIKDVVVMGFDPAYRTGCKIAVVDKNGKLLDFTTVYPTKPQKKVKEAKEELKKLIEKYKVDIISIGNGTASRESEQFVAQMISEIDREINYVIVNEAGASVYSASKLANEEHPDINVSIRGAISIARRLQDPLAELVKIDPKSIGVGQYQHDVNEKRLTEVLDGVVEGTVNSIGVDVNTASYSLLEHVAGISNSVAKNIVLYRDENGEFENINQLKKVKRLGPAAFKQAAGFIRITNASNPLDNTGVHPESYEVCDKLLKKLDYTYDDLYLGKLTDIDRRVKLIGFDKLADELEVGIATLRDIIDEIKKPGRDIRDGGIKPILRKDVMSIEDLEEGMELSGTVRNVVDFGAFIDIGIKNDGLVHISKISNKRVKNPSDLLTVGDIVKVKVIGIDLNKGKVSLSMKDVKNI, encoded by the coding sequence ATGGATATAAAGGGAATTTTGATAAAAGAAATGTCATTGAGACCAAAGCAGGTTGAAAATGCAATAAATCTAATAGATGAAGGCAATACTATACCATTTATTGCTAGATATAGAAAAGAGCTTACCGGTGAAATGACAGATGTTCAACTAAGAGAATTTAACGAAAGACTTATATATCTTAGGAATATGGAAGCTAGAAAAGAAGATGTTATTAGATTGATAGCTGAACAAGAGAAGCTTAGTGATGAAATTGAAAAAGCTGTTGAAAAGGCAATGACTTTGCAAGAAGTGGAAGATATTTATGCTCCTTTTAAGCAAAAAAAGAGAACTAGAGCTACAATAGCCAAAGAAAGAGGTTTAGAACCTTTGGCAAATATGATATTACTTAGTAAGAATTTAAATATAGAGAAAGAAGCTAAGCCATTTATAGATCCAGAAAAAAATATAGATAATGCTCAAATAGCAATAGCAGGAGCCAAAGATATACTGGCTGAAATAATGAGTGATGATGCTGATATACGTAAGATAATCAGAGAAGAAGCATTAAAAAGAGGGATAGTGGAGTCTAATGCAAAGACTGAAGAGGACTCAGTATATAAAATGTACTATGAGTTTTCAGAGAGAGTAAGAGAAATATTGCCTCATAGGGTATTAGCTATAAATAGAGGGGAAAAAGAAGATATACTTTCTGTAAAAATCAAAATTGATGATAGTGATATGATAGAAAAAATTTCTAAAAAATATATGAATCAACAAAATGTAGGCAACGAAGATATAATTAAAGAAATAGCTATGGATGCCTATAAGAGATTGATTTTTCCATCAATAGAAAGAGAAATCAGAAATCATCTTAGTGAAATAGCACAAGAAAGGGCAATAAAAGTATTTGGTCAAAATTTAAATGGTTTATTACTGCAGGCCCCTATAAAAGATGTCGTAGTGATGGGGTTTGATCCAGCGTATAGGACAGGGTGTAAAATTGCAGTAGTTGATAAAAATGGTAAGCTTTTAGATTTTACGACAGTATATCCAACCAAGCCACAAAAAAAAGTAAAGGAAGCAAAAGAAGAATTAAAAAAACTAATAGAAAAATATAAAGTAGATATAATTTCTATAGGTAATGGTACGGCTTCAAGAGAATCAGAACAATTTGTAGCTCAAATGATTTCAGAAATTGATAGAGAAATAAACTATGTAATAGTAAATGAAGCAGGTGCGTCAGTATATTCAGCCTCAAAGCTTGCAAATGAAGAACATCCAGATATAAACGTATCTATTAGGGGTGCGATTTCAATAGCTAGAAGATTGCAGGATCCTCTTGCAGAATTAGTAAAGATTGATCCTAAAAGCATTGGTGTGGGTCAATATCAACATGATGTAAATGAAAAAAGACTTACTGAAGTATTAGATGGTGTAGTAGAAGGAACTGTAAATAGTATAGGTGTAGATGTAAATACGGCGTCATATTCTCTATTGGAGCATGTAGCAGGTATTTCAAATAGTGTAGCTAAAAATATTGTGTTATACAGGGATGAAAATGGAGAATTTGAAAATATTAATCAGCTAAAAAAAGTAAAAAGACTTGGGCCTGCTGCATTTAAACAAGCTGCTGGTTTTATAAGAATAACAAATGCATCAAATCCTCTTGACAATACAGGAGTTCATCCAGAAAGCTATGAAGTCTGTGATAAATTGCTTAAAAAATTAGATTATACTTATGACGATTTGTATTTAGGAAAACTAACTGATATCGATAGAAGGGTTAAGTTAATTGGATTTGATAAATTGGCTGATGAATTGGAAGTTGGTATTGCAACTCTTAGAGACATAATTGATGAAATAAAAAAACCAGGAAGAGATATAAGAGATGGTGGTATAAAGCCAATTCTTAGAAAAGATGTAATGTCTATTGAAGACTTAGAGGAAGGTATGGAACTGTCTGGAACAGTAAGAAATGTAGTTGATTTTGGTGCATTTATAGACATAGGTATAAAGAATGATGGTCTAGTTCATATTTCCAAAATATCAAATAAAAGAGTGAAAAATCCATCAGATTTATTAACTGTAGGAGATATTGTAAAAGTCAAAGTTATAGGTATAGACCTCAATAAAGGTAAGGTTTCACTATCTATGAAAGATGTTAAAAATATTTAA
- the prfB gene encoding peptide chain release factor 2 (programmed frameshift): protein MINIQEYKAEYEIIQIKVEKLGVLFDLDSLKIRKKEIEKQLEEQDFWNDSEKANSILQENKNINNKIEEFDMIQTMVSDMEILIEMSEEVEDTEEECMIEDQLKDTIVKTKEQIEEITINMLFSGQYDSNNAIVSINSGTGGLDAQDWAQMLLRMYIRWSEARGLTVKLLDLISDPAAGIKTATLLIKGENAYGYLKSEKGVHRLVRMSPFDSSGKRHTSFASIDVVPELDDDTEIEINQSDIKIDTYRASGAGGQHVNTTDSAVRITHIPTGVVVQCQNERSQRMNREVAMKMLMAKLVHIKEEENKEKIEDIQGKYTQITWGSQIRSYVFQPYKLVKDHRTNAENTNLDAVMDGKLDNFMYEYLKQNINKENENNKK, encoded by the exons ATGATAAATATTCAGGAATATAAAGCTGAATACGAAATTATCCAAATCAAAGTAGAGAAGCTAGGTGTT CTCTTTGACTTGGATAGTCTAAAAATAAGAAAAAAAGAGATAGAAAAACAGCTAGAAGAACAAGATTTTTGGAACGATAGCGAAAAAGCAAATTCTATTTTGCAAGAAAATAAAAATATAAATAATAAAATTGAAGAGTTTGATATGATACAAACTATGGTATCTGATATGGAAATATTGATAGAAATGTCTGAAGAAGTAGAGGATACAGAAGAAGAATGTATGATAGAAGATCAATTAAAAGATACAATAGTAAAAACAAAGGAACAAATAGAAGAGATAACAATAAACATGCTATTTTCTGGACAATATGATTCTAATAATGCCATCGTATCTATAAATTCTGGAACTGGTGGATTAGATGCTCAAGACTGGGCTCAAATGCTTCTTAGAATGTATATTAGATGGTCAGAGGCTAGAGGATTGACAGTAAAACTCCTTGATTTAATATCAGATCCAGCTGCGGGTATAAAAACTGCTACTTTACTAATAAAAGGTGAAAATGCCTATGGATATTTAAAGTCTGAAAAAGGTGTTCATAGATTGGTGAGGATGTCTCCATTCGACTCTTCTGGAAAAAGGCATACATCTTTTGCGTCAATTGACGTAGTACCGGAATTGGATGATGATACAGAGATAGAAATAAATCAAAGCGATATAAAGATTGATACTTATAGAGCATCAGGAGCAGGTGGACAACATGTAAATACAACTGATTCAGCAGTTAGAATTACACATATACCAACTGGTGTAGTAGTTCAATGCCAAAATGAAAGAAGTCAGAGAATGAATAGAGAAGTTGCTATGAAAATGCTGATGGCAAAATTAGTTCACATTAAAGAAGAAGAAAATAAAGAAAAAATAGAAGATATTCAGGGAAAATACACACAAATTACTTGGGGTAGCCAGATAAGATCTTATGTCTTCCAACCATACAAACTGGTAAAAGATCATAGGACAAATGCTGAAAATACTAATTTAGATGCTGTCATGGATGGGAAATTAGATAATTTCATGTATGAATATTTGAAACAAAATATAAATAAAGAAAATGAAAATAATAAAAAATGA
- a CDS encoding D-2-hydroxyacid dehydrogenase, with amino-acid sequence MRILAYHVQPYEVPAFEKWSKENNIEVVMDKGLITAESIEKAKGFDGITTQQVIPVKDEEIFKKMQEYGIKQISSRTAGVDMFDGKLAASYNVAITNVPRYSPNAIAEMAVTQAMSLLRNMNHIKTAMDSGDCSWDKRHIAREVRSCTVGIIGTGKIGLTAGKLFKGLGAKIIGYDKFKNPEAEDVLEYRENLEDLLKEADIISLHLPLFDDTYHLINKENLKLMKDGSILINTGRGALINIDDVIEALESGKLAGAGLDVLECETVYVNQKVAPEDVYCKCVVEKLRSMDNVIHTGHFAFFTETAVDNIVNTALDNIKKTEETGKLQNGTNM; translated from the coding sequence ATGAGAATATTAGCTTATCATGTACAGCCATATGAAGTACCAGCTTTTGAAAAATGGTCTAAGGAAAATAATATTGAAGTTGTAATGGATAAGGGTTTAATTACAGCTGAGTCAATAGAAAAAGCTAAGGGATTCGATGGTATTACAACTCAACAAGTAATACCTGTAAAGGATGAAGAAATATTCAAGAAGATGCAAGAATATGGAATTAAACAAATTTCATCTAGAACAGCAGGTGTTGATATGTTCGATGGTAAACTTGCTGCAAGTTACAATGTTGCAATCACAAATGTTCCAAGATACTCCCCAAATGCAATAGCAGAAATGGCAGTAACACAAGCGATGTCTTTGCTTAGAAATATGAACCATATAAAAACAGCTATGGACAGCGGAGATTGCTCTTGGGACAAAAGACATATAGCAAGAGAAGTCAGATCATGTACAGTTGGTATTATAGGTACAGGTAAGATAGGTTTAACAGCAGGAAAATTATTTAAAGGGTTAGGAGCAAAAATCATAGGTTATGATAAGTTCAAAAATCCAGAGGCAGAAGATGTATTAGAATATAGAGAAAATCTAGAGGATTTATTAAAAGAAGCTGATATTATATCACTTCATCTTCCTTTATTTGATGATACTTACCATCTAATTAACAAAGAAAACTTAAAATTAATGAAAGATGGATCTATACTAATAAATACAGGTAGAGGTGCTCTTATAAACATTGATGATGTTATAGAAGCACTAGAAAGTGGAAAGCTTGCAGGTGCAGGATTAGATGTATTAGAATGTGAAACAGTATATGTAAATCAAAAGGTTGCACCAGAAGATGTATATTGTAAGTGTGTAGTGGAAAAATTGAGATCTATGGATAATGTAATACATACAGGTCACTTTGCTTTCTTTACTGAAACAGCTGTTGACAATATAGTTAATACAGCTCTAGATAACATAAAGAAAACAGAAGAAACAGGAAAACTTCAAAATGGAACAAATATGTAA
- a CDS encoding electron transfer flavoprotein subunit alpha/FixB family protein, translated as MERNELNQYKNIWVYAEQRQGKLTPVVIELLGEARKLAQVKGIKVNAILLGHNVDHLAKELISYGAETVYQADNELLKNYTTDGYANVIVDAIKELKPEIVLVGATHIGRDLAPRIASRLNTGLTADCTKLEIDPEDGKIMQTRPAFGGNIMATIICPDNRPQMSTVRPGVMDKADKDESRTGEIVKIDVKLQESDIRTKVIEIVKSANEKVSLTDANIIVSGGKGLGTPDGFELIKQLADALGGVVGSSRAAVDAGWIERAHQVGQTGVTVKPNVYIACGISGAIQHLAGMKDSDMIIAINKNADAPIFNVADFGLVGDLYKIIPEMISEIEAMRK; from the coding sequence ATGGAGAGAAATGAACTAAATCAGTACAAGAACATCTGGGTCTATGCTGAACAGAGACAAGGAAAACTTACTCCAGTAGTAATCGAACTGCTAGGAGAAGCAAGAAAATTAGCTCAAGTTAAGGGTATAAAGGTAAATGCAATCTTACTTGGACACAATGTAGATCATTTAGCTAAAGAACTTATAAGCTACGGAGCAGAAACAGTATATCAAGCTGATAATGAATTATTAAAAAATTATACAACTGATGGTTATGCAAATGTAATAGTTGATGCTATAAAGGAATTAAAGCCTGAAATAGTATTGGTTGGTGCTACTCATATAGGTAGAGATTTAGCTCCAAGAATAGCTTCTAGATTAAATACAGGACTTACAGCTGACTGTACTAAGTTAGAAATTGATCCAGAAGATGGAAAAATCATGCAGACTAGACCGGCATTTGGCGGTAATATCATGGCTACTATTATATGTCCTGATAATAGACCTCAGATGTCTACAGTTAGACCAGGAGTTATGGATAAGGCTGATAAGGACGAAAGTAGAACAGGTGAAATTGTAAAAATTGATGTTAAATTACAAGAATCTGATATAAGAACTAAGGTAATAGAAATAGTAAAATCTGCGAATGAAAAAGTTTCTCTAACAGATGCAAATATAATAGTATCTGGAGGTAAGGGACTAGGAACACCAGATGGATTTGAATTAATCAAGCAATTAGCTGATGCATTGGGTGGTGTAGTTGGTTCATCAAGAGCAGCTGTTGATGCTGGATGGATTGAAAGAGCGCATCAGGTAGGTCAGACAGGTGTTACTGTAAAACCTAATGTATATATAGCTTGTGGTATATCAGGAGCAATACAGCATCTAGCAGGTATGAAAGACTCAGATATGATAATAGCTATAAATAAAAATGCTGACGCACCTATATTTAATGTAGCTGACTTTGGTTTAGTAGGAGATTTGTATAAAATTATCCCAGAAATGATCAGTGAAATAGAAGCTATGAGAAAATAA
- the etfB gene encoding electron transfer flavoprotein subunit beta: MKVIVCAKQVPDTTEVKIDKKTNTLIREGVPSILNPDDANALEAALALKDKNEDVHVTVISMGPPQADVMLRECLAMGADEAILLSDRAFGGSDTWATSNAIAAGIRAIGDYDIIFAGRQAIDGDTAQVGPQISEKLDIPQVTYVEDIKVDGNKLTVKRQLEDGYEMIELQMPALLTAVKELNEPRHMYIDKIFDAYKKDIKVLSINDVDIEPTQVGLKASPTRVFKSFTPEVKGQGVILEGTEKEVAASIVKELKAVHII; this comes from the coding sequence TTGAAGGTCATAGTATGCGCTAAACAAGTACCAGATACAACTGAAGTAAAAATAGACAAGAAGACGAATACACTAATTAGAGAAGGAGTTCCAAGTATATTAAATCCAGATGATGCTAATGCGCTAGAAGCAGCTTTAGCCTTAAAGGATAAAAATGAAGATGTTCATGTAACTGTAATATCAATGGGGCCTCCTCAAGCGGATGTAATGTTAAGAGAATGCCTAGCTATGGGTGCAGATGAAGCTATATTATTAAGTGATAGAGCTTTTGGTGGATCAGATACATGGGCAACTTCAAATGCAATTGCAGCTGGAATAAGGGCAATAGGAGATTATGACATAATATTTGCAGGTAGACAGGCTATAGATGGAGATACAGCTCAGGTTGGACCTCAGATATCTGAAAAACTTGATATACCTCAAGTGACTTATGTTGAAGACATAAAGGTTGATGGAAATAAACTTACTGTAAAAAGACAGTTAGAAGATGGATATGAAATGATAGAATTACAGATGCCAGCTCTTCTAACAGCGGTTAAGGAACTTAACGAACCAAGACATATGTACATAGATAAAATATTTGATGCCTATAAAAAAGATATAAAAGTACTTTCAATCAATGATGTGGATATTGAACCTACTCAGGTTGGATTAAAAGCATCACCTACAAGGGTGTTTAAATCATTTACGCCAGAAGTAAAGGGACAGGGAGTAATCTTAGAAGGAACTGAAAAAGAAGTAGCAGCTAGTATAGTAAAAGAACTAAAGGCTGTACATATTATTTAG
- the acdB gene encoding putative isocaproyl-CoA dehydrogenase AcdB, with amino-acid sequence MILNKEHELVKKSISDFCQRELYDTDLAEKMDREGVEMPKEFVDKLAKYKFSCPIVPKEYGGAGADYVSYALIMEELSRADASCGTYVTAGASLVALPLINFGTEEQKEKYLKPLAEGTMVGAFGLTEPGAGSDAGATQTTAELDGDYYILNGRKCWITNAPFCDFAIVSAVTEKGKGTKGISTFIVEAKWEGFSHGAHEDKMGIRGTRTSDLIFENVKVPKENLLGKLGKGFGVMMNTLEAGRIGVAAQAVGVAQSALDEAIKYTKERVQFGRTLSAFQNTQFTIADMATKVEAARLLVYQGAQMKDAGQSPAIMSSMAKYYAAEIANEVAYKALQLHGGYGFVKDYRIERIYRDARILSIYEGTSQVQQIVIAGKLLK; translated from the coding sequence ATGATACTAAATAAAGAGCATGAATTAGTAAAAAAATCAATTAGTGATTTTTGCCAGCGTGAATTATATGATACTGATTTAGCTGAAAAAATGGACAGAGAAGGCGTTGAAATGCCTAAGGAATTTGTAGATAAACTAGCTAAATATAAGTTCTCTTGCCCAATAGTTCCAAAAGAATATGGTGGAGCTGGTGCAGATTATGTATCATATGCTCTAATAATGGAAGAATTATCAAGAGCAGATGCATCTTGTGGTACTTACGTAACAGCAGGTGCTTCATTAGTTGCATTACCACTTATAAACTTTGGTACAGAAGAACAAAAAGAAAAGTATTTAAAACCTTTAGCTGAAGGTACAATGGTAGGTGCTTTTGGTCTTACTGAACCAGGTGCAGGATCAGATGCTGGTGCAACACAGACTACTGCAGAATTAGATGGAGATTATTATATCTTGAATGGTAGAAAGTGTTGGATAACAAATGCTCCATTCTGTGACTTTGCTATAGTTTCAGCGGTAACAGAAAAAGGCAAAGGTACAAAAGGTATCTCTACTTTCATAGTAGAAGCAAAATGGGAAGGATTCTCTCATGGAGCTCATGAAGATAAAATGGGTATCAGAGGTACAAGAACATCTGACCTTATATTTGAAAACGTCAAGGTTCCAAAGGAAAACTTACTTGGTAAGTTAGGCAAAGGATTTGGAGTAATGATGAATACATTAGAAGCAGGTAGAATAGGTGTTGCAGCTCAAGCTGTTGGTGTTGCACAATCAGCTTTAGATGAAGCTATAAAATACACTAAGGAAAGAGTTCAATTTGGTAGAACACTTTCAGCTTTCCAGAATACTCAGTTTACAATAGCTGATATGGCTACAAAAGTAGAAGCAGCTAGATTATTAGTATATCAGGGAGCACAGATGAAGGATGCAGGACAGAGTCCAGCTATAATGTCTTCAATGGCTAAATACTACGCAGCAGAAATAGCAAATGAAGTAGCATATAAGGCACTACAGTTACATGGTGGTTACGGATTTGTTAAGGACTACAGAATAGAAAGAATATATAGAGATGCTAGAATACTTTCAATATATGAAGGTACATCTCAGGTTCAGCAGATAGTAATAGCAGGAAAATTATTAAAGTAG
- a CDS encoding 2-hydroxyacyl-CoA dehydratase subunit D, with translation MTLNDIISKLEHVSNNPKEMMKDYLNAGEKVVGCLPVYTPEEIIHAAGMVPMAIWGGNTEIEKAKQYFPAFACSIMQSTLEFGLKGSYDGLSAVIIPGMCDTLITMSQIWKSGVKIPMIGLTYPQSRKIQAGVDFLADEYTDIKKKMEDICGHEITEESLLNSIDIYNEHRKVMQEFVEIVPNYLNTFTPYYRNVVIKSGHFMKKEEHTKLVKELIEALKEMPKEDFKGKKVVTSGIILDDKEVLKALEENNIAIVYDNIAQETRQFRTLVPEGSNAIERLAKQWSEIEGCSLAYDPKKLRGKMVLEDAKKHGAEGVIYALMKFCDPEEYDYPLFKKDMEDAGMPHLYIEIEQGTTSIEQIRTRIQTFAEILA, from the coding sequence ATGACTTTAAATGATATAATTTCAAAATTAGAACATGTATCAAATAATCCAAAAGAAATGATGAAGGATTATCTAAATGCAGGAGAAAAAGTTGTAGGCTGCCTACCTGTGTATACTCCAGAAGAAATAATTCATGCAGCTGGAATGGTACCAATGGCAATTTGGGGTGGAAATACTGAAATCGAAAAAGCAAAACAATACTTTCCAGCTTTTGCATGTTCAATTATGCAATCAACTTTAGAATTCGGGCTAAAGGGAAGCTATGATGGATTATCAGCTGTAATAATACCAGGTATGTGTGATACTTTAATCACTATGTCACAGATATGGAAATCTGGAGTTAAAATACCTATGATTGGATTAACATATCCTCAAAGTAGAAAAATTCAAGCGGGTGTTGATTTTCTAGCAGATGAATATACAGATATAAAGAAAAAAATGGAAGATATTTGTGGTCATGAAATTACTGAAGAATCACTATTAAATAGTATAGATATATACAATGAACATAGAAAAGTTATGCAAGAATTTGTTGAGATAGTTCCAAATTATCTAAACACATTTACTCCTTACTATAGAAATGTAGTAATAAAGAGTGGACACTTTATGAAGAAAGAAGAACATACAAAATTAGTTAAAGAACTAATAGAAGCACTTAAAGAAATGCCAAAAGAAGATTTCAAGGGAAAGAAAGTGGTTACTTCTGGAATAATACTTGATGACAAAGAAGTATTAAAAGCTCTAGAAGAAAACAACATAGCTATAGTTTACGATAATATCGCCCAAGAAACTAGACAGTTTAGAACACTAGTACCAGAAGGATCTAATGCTATTGAAAGACTTGCTAAGCAGTGGTCTGAAATTGAAGGATGTTCACTAGCTTATGATCCTAAGAAATTAAGAGGAAAAATGGTACTAGAAGATGCGAAGAAACATGGTGCTGAGGGGGTAATTTACGCACTTATGAAATTCTGTGATCCAGAAGAATATGATTATCCTCTATTCAAGAAAGATATGGAAGATGCAGGTATGCCTCATCTGTATATAGAAATAGAACAAGGAACGACTAGTATAGAACAAATAAGAACAAGAATTCAAACATTCGCTGAAATCTTAGCGTAA
- a CDS encoding 2-hydroxyacyl-CoA dehydratase subunit D — MEQKKDAKTAIADLLQAQYDNAFKDKEAGKPIGWATSVFPQELAEIFDLQLLYPENHAAGVAAKKESLELCELSEGIGYSNDLCAYARTNFGVLLKGHSDALPMPEPDFLCCCNNICNEVIKWYENISRELDIPLIMIDTPYNFEYEISDKRVKYMRGQFEEAIKQFEKISGKKFDPKRLEEVMKISSENGKLWKYSMSLPEGNFPSPMNGFDLFNYMAAIVAARGKKETTEAFKLLIEELEQNAKEGKSSFRGKEKYRIMMEGIPCWPSIGFKMKTLAKKGVNMTGSVYPHAWALVYEANDLDGMARAYSSMFNNVNIEKMVEYRVNALKDGNCDGAFYHMNRSCKLMSFVQYEMQRRVFEETGLPYAGFDGDQADPRNFAQAQFETRADGLVEVMEERKNKGGAQ; from the coding sequence ATGGAACAAAAGAAAGACGCAAAAACTGCCATAGCTGATTTGTTACAAGCACAATATGACAACGCATTTAAAGATAAAGAAGCAGGTAAACCAATAGGTTGGGCTACTTCTGTTTTTCCACAGGAATTAGCAGAGATATTTGATCTTCAGTTGCTTTATCCAGAAAATCATGCAGCAGGTGTTGCAGCTAAGAAAGAGTCATTAGAGCTTTGCGAATTATCTGAGGGAATAGGATATTCTAATGACCTTTGTGCATATGCTAGAACAAACTTTGGTGTTCTATTAAAGGGACATTCAGATGCTCTTCCAATGCCAGAACCAGATTTTTTATGTTGTTGTAACAATATCTGTAATGAAGTTATAAAATGGTATGAAAATATATCAAGAGAATTGGATATACCATTAATTATGATAGATACTCCTTACAATTTCGAATATGAAATATCTGACAAGAGAGTTAAATACATGAGAGGTCAGTTTGAAGAAGCTATAAAGCAATTTGAAAAGATTTCTGGAAAGAAATTTGATCCAAAGAGATTAGAAGAAGTAATGAAAATTTCTTCAGAAAACGGTAAGTTATGGAAGTATTCAATGAGCCTTCCAGAAGGAAACTTCCCGTCTCCAATGAATGGTTTTGATTTATTCAATTATATGGCGGCAATAGTTGCGGCTAGAGGTAAGAAAGAAACAACAGAAGCATTTAAGTTATTAATAGAAGAATTAGAACAGAATGCTAAAGAAGGTAAATCTTCATTTAGAGGTAAAGAAAAGTATAGAATAATGATGGAAGGTATACCTTGCTGGCCATCAATAGGATTTAAAATGAAAACTCTTGCTAAGAAGGGTGTAAATATGACTGGATCTGTTTATCCTCATGCTTGGGCTTTAGTATATGAAGCAAATGACCTAGATGGAATGGCAAGAGCATACAGTTCAATGTTCAACAATGTAAATATAGAAAAAATGGTTGAATACAGAGTAAATGCACTAAAAGATGGTAACTGTGATGGTGCCTTCTACCATATGAATAGATCTTGCAAATTGATGAGTTTTGTCCAATACGAAATGCAAAGAAGAGTATTTGAAGAAACAGGTCTTCCTTATGCAGGATTTGACGGAGATCAAGCTGACCCAAGAAACTTTGCACAGGCACAGTTTGAAACTAGAGCAGATGGTCTAGTAGAAGTTATGGAAGAAAGAAAAAATAAAGGAGGCGCTCAATAA